The stretch of DNA CGAAGCTAATCATCAGCGTTGCTATTCTGATAAAGCTGATACATTTAGTTTAACAAATATCTTTATTGAATTCACGGGGTGAACGCAAATTTTATGATTTAGCTGACAAGGCGTTGGTACTAGCAATTAAGTATGGTATAACTGAAATTTGTACTGCCGCAGCACAGCTCTCCCAACTAATTAGCCGATGGGCTTGGCCTTGGGAATCAATATATAACTGAAGATAACGGAAAAATGTTGGCTTGCCATCTAATTGTCGAGTTTCCCGAAACATTTTTTGTAAACTAGCGGTCAGCGTAGCCAGCGTCCATTGTTTCATTCGTCGATGGTAGGTCGTAACCATATCATGGTGTAGCTGTAAAATCACTTCATGGTAGCATTGACGATCTGCTTCGGCTATTGGCACATCTAAGGTTTCGTCTAAAGTCGTTAAATGCTTGCGAGCACCATTTAAATCTAAATCAAGCTGGTGCTTTGTCAAAGCTTTTTTCAAAACCATTGGCGTCGTTTGTTTAGGAGTATAATCCCTAACTTGTGGTTCAATTTGCCAGTCCATTAATAATTGTTTAATTTCAACAAGATCAGCGACACCGTCTGTACCCGGAAAAGCCTGCCTGAGATCCGCAGCAGTAATTTTCACCGCATGCTTTTCCGCGACAGATGTGATCAACACTTGATTTCCAGATTTAAGTAATATCGAATAATCGTGTTTATCTAGTAATGATTGAGTTACACAGAAGCCTAAAAAGTCTTGATAAACTTGAAAGCTTGCTAAAATTGTCTCAACATTCCACTCTTCAGTGCCGCCCCAAAAATTTTTCATGAGAAAATAGACATCTGTTGGATCATCAATATCTTCCTCATCAATAAAATCAATAATTTTTGCTGCTTTATGCTGACCAAATTCAAAATACGTATAGGCAATCTGTAATTGTACCGACCGGTATCTGTGATTAATTTGTCTAATAAATTCATTAAAATCAATCTCAACTGTTTTAAAGTGAATTTGATAGCCAGCTTCTGATTGTGAAAAAAATGGCGTTACATTATCACTAACCAGCTTTAGCGGTTGGTTGGCAAAAAAGTCTGGATCTAGTGGCTCACTAGGGTCTGTTTGAAAACATTTATTTTAGGTATAATCTTTGTAAAAACGAATTGAGGTTTTACCATGACAACGCCTAAACGTTATGAACTTGAAGATGATCAGTGGGAACGCATTGCCCCATTATTTCCACCATACCGAACTGGACGTCCATCCAAAATTGATGACCGAACTGCCTTTAACGCCATTCTCTGGGTTATGCGTAGTGGTGCGGCTTGGCGTGATTTACCAGAACGGTACGGCGCTTGGCAAACGGTATATAGTCGTTTCCGTCTTTGGGTTGAATCTGGGCTCTTCGAACGTATCTTTGAAGCACTCATCGATGATCCAGATATGGAAAACCTTAGTTTAGATTCGACGATTGTTCGAGCTCATCAAAAAGCAACTGGTGCAAAAAAAACGCCAAATGTTTGGTCGAGAATCAAGCCATTGGACTAAGTCGTGGTGGCCGTACGACGAAGATCCATGCGGTCGTAGATGGTCTAGGCAATCCGGTTCGCTTTTTACTAACAGGCGGTCAAGTCCATGATAGTCGTGCAGCACAAACTTTACTGGCATCATTGGACATATCTGAATCAAACGTCATTGCGAACAAAGCTTATGGAACCGCCGAGTTACGGCAATATATCACGGCAGAATCAGGGACCTACACGATTCCGCCAAAAGAGAATGCCAAAAATAAATGGGCATGTGATTATTACGTTTATTGTGAGCGCCATTTGATTGAAAATTTCTTTAACCTATTAAAGAACTATCGACGAATAGCAACTCGTTATGATAAATTAGCGCATGTCTTTTTATCAGCGGTGTATGTTGCCTCGATTTGTATTTTACTCAAGTAGTTTTCAAACAGACCCTAATTTCAGGATAATAATTCTTAGTCCGCTTCACAAAAAAAGAGCCCAGATTATCTAGGCTCACAAGTTAAATCGTCTTTTGCATCAAATAATTGGTTAATAAAATCCCCTGCCGTTCAACCTGTTGGGAACAACTGACTTGATAGCCTTGGCATTCGAAAAATGGCCGCGCGGTAATCGATGCAGCGGTTGTATAGCGTTTGACCGCTACGCCAGCTTCCAATGCCGTGACAAGTGCAGTCGCCACCCCTTGACATTGGTAATCTTTCGCCACATACAGGCGATCCAAATAGCCGCTCGTGGTCATGTCCGCAAAACCAATGAGCTGACCAGCCTGAATCGCCACTAACGTCAAATGTGCTGACAAGGATTGTTGCCAAGCGGTCCGCGTTTGCTCATCATCTGTCCCAATCCACGCAGCCAATTGGGGAGCCGAATAATCTTTGGCATTGCTTTGTAAAATGGTCCGTTTAAATAATTGGCGAATCGCCATCAAGTCGGTTGACTGATAGGTTCTGATCTTCATTGCCAAAGTTCCCCCTCCAATCCTCATTATCGCAAAAAAAGCTGGTCATCTGGCCAGCTTTTACGATGTTTAAGCTTTAATTTTTAGCGTTGCCAATTGGTCTCCTTGGGAAATTAACCCAGTCTTGCTAACTTCAAAATCAGTTGCTGACCGTTCAATTAGTCCACAAGTAATTAGCGCCGACTGGTTCGCAGCATGAATCGCATCAATATCTACACTCGCAACAATAACATCTGCTGAGATTGCATCACCCACTGACACTTGCCAATTAACGACTTGATCCTCTAAGTTAGCTGTTAAATCACCCAGTTGTAACAAGTATTCACAGCCGAAATCTGCCGCGATCGTGATCGTTTGAGCCGTTACCTTAGTCACTTGACCTGCAATTGGTGCATGAATTTCGCCTTCCATCGGTTCAATGGCAAAGCCTGCCGTTACCGCAGTTTCCGTTGCTTTTCGTAAATCCACATACATGCCATTAACAGGCGCAGCTAAATTAACGGTGTGTTTCCGTTGAAATAATTTCATCATCATAAAAACCTCCATTAAGTCAGGGTTCAATTACCGGTGGCCACCAGTATCATTAATTTATTAAGCGCTTTCTTAATTCACCTTTAGGATAACTTATCGAACGGGTTTCACGTCAAGGGAATCGGCCAAACTTTTTTGCTGAATAAATTTCCCACTTAATTATTGGTCTGAGTTGATCAGCTCATTTTCAACTAGAAGCTAATTTACGATGAACTAAAATGAGTGACAATGGCTTAAAAACAAACGGACACGGGTCAATCATTTTTTTAAGTTCAAAGCATTCGTTGCACAATTGTCTTCAAGTAAGCTAGTTGTCCTTGCTCAATCCGCATTCTCTCTGCCATATGACACCCCATCATCTCTTATGCCAATTTTTTTATTAAATGCCGCAATATCTTTCGGATCATCATTCCAAATATCGGGAAAGTCTTGCTTACCAGTCGGCACAAACGGCAGCTCATTTGTCTTGGTCAATTCAACCAAAAACATATTAACTGCTGTACTTAAATCGATCCCCATACCTGCGACAACTTCCGAAGCCTGCTCCTTGATTTCTTTGTTCAAGTGAATGGTCAGCGTTGTATCTTTTAGCATTGTCATCACCTCCGCCAGCATTGTGCTACTTTGTGTGTGCAATGTAGCAACACTGTTCCTGCCAACTTTTCCATCTGAAGTAGTTTAAATATAGCACACTCACCGAAACATTCGTTCCCATTTACAGAAACGATATAAAGTTTACCAAATCAATACCTTCGCCAAAACAGCCGTTATGCCTTCATCCCTACTTCTCATAAGATGGGGCCGCCTATAACACCAGAAAACAAAAAAATGTCACCTCCAAATTTGGAAGTGACAGCTATATATTAATCACAATTTATTTTTGATTTAACGATTAGTCGTTTGCCGTGTCCGTACTTCATACCAGATCCAGCCAAGGAGACCAAAGACGACTGGCCCAACCAGCATCCAAATCGTACTTTGAACCTTGCCATGTTCCAAAATTGGTTGCAGCAAGGTGAAAATATTGGCCCCTAAAACCACAACAAACACGACCCAACTAATAATTGTCGTCCAAGTTTGTGATTTATAAACTTCAAATGGTTTATGGATAGCTTTATTCTGTTTGAATTTAGGAAAAGCATATAGCAAGAACAAATATGGGAGCGTCATCGATACGTTCGCCATCAACGTCAAAATATTATAGAACGCTGAAGCATTTGGCGTCACAAATGACGCTAATAAGATAATGACAATTACGACCGTACATTGGACGATCATCGCATAACTAGGCATCCCATTTTGATTTAACTTGGTGAACTTCTTTGGCCACAATGACTTGGGTGTCCCAAGAATCAAGGTCTTTAGTGGTGAATAAGTTAACGTGAAGAATGCCCCTGAATAAGCTAAAAACATGCCTAACCCAGTATAGCGAGCAAACCACAGACCAATCGTGGTGCTTGTTGCTGTGGTCAATCCAAGCGATTGTCCCAACACATAACCGAGATTCTTCATCATCACGTAACTGATATTTCCCATATTCGTGGAAGGATCAGATAAAACGGCTTGCCAGTTCGTACTAAAGCCCCAGCACAAGATTCCTAACGCATAACCTAAAGTAATAATGACCGCCGAAATCATGATACCACGTGGAAAAGTCTTCTCAGGATTTTTCGTCTTATCAACCATACCCCCTAAGACTTCTAGCCCGCCATAGGCAAAGATTGCGAAGACGGCAAAACTCATCAACCCCACTGGTGCTTGATAATCTGGATTTGGCGAATGGAGGATATGCACAAAAGGCTGCGCCAGTTTACCATGGTTTAAGGCCAATACCACGCCCGAAACCACTAACAAAATGGCATTCAAGCTCGTGACCGCTACGCCACCTAAACTCGTCACGCGCACAATACCTTTGACCCCTTTTATTGAGACCACGGTCACTAGCACCATCCATAAGCAAGAGAGAATCCCAATCACTTGGGTCGCATTTAACCCCCATAATGCAAACTTCTGCGTTTGATCACTCCCGAAAAACGTTGTTGTAAAGGGAATCCAAACCTTTGCTGAAGTCGAAACGAGCCAAATGATATAAGAAGCAAACCACATGAATGTCCCCACGAACGCAAACTTGGCATTCACGCTGACTTGCAACCATTGATACATCCCACTACCATCATCCGATTTGACCGCAGCCCCGTATTCTGCCATCATCAAAGCAAACGGAATGAAAAAAAGTACCGCTGCTAATAAATAAAATAGAATTGACGCGTAGCCCATCAGATAAAATGCGACCGTACTGTTGGCAAAGCCGAAGACCGTCGTAAATATCATCATGACTAATGCCGTTAACGTAATTTTATTATCTTTTTCCGCCATTATTTCGCCCCATCGTTTCTGAATTGTTGTAAATTTCCCGACTCTTGGCAAATTCACATTTAACTTTAAGCGTACCGGAAGCACAAAATAACGACGTTGAAATTTGGTAATAAGATTATAATTTCTCTATGTGATTATTGGCATTAAATTTAATTAATTGAAACTAAAGGAAATCATCATGCCCGCAAAAAGAAAACTCAAACTGGTTATTACCCTAATCGGTTTACTAGTATTAGGTGGCGGTTGGCTAATCGTCAGCG from Lactiplantibacillus brownii encodes:
- a CDS encoding IS5 family transposase (programmed frameshift); the protein is MTTPKRYELEDDQWERIAPLFPPYRTGRPSKIDDRTAFNAILWVMRSGAAWRDLPERYGAWQTVYSRFRLWVESGLFERIFEALIDDPDMENLSLDSTIVRAHQKATGGKKNAKCLVENQAIGLSRGGRTTKIHAVVDGLGNPVRFLLTGGQVHDSRAAQTLLASLDISESNVIANKAYGTAELRQYITAESGTYTIPPKENAKNKWACDYYVYCERHLIENFFNLLKNYRRIATRYDKLAHVFLSAVYVASICILLK
- a CDS encoding GNAT family N-acetyltransferase yields the protein MKIRTYQSTDLMAIRQLFKRTILQSNAKDYSAPQLAAWIGTDDEQTRTAWQQSLSAHLTLVAIQAGQLIGFADMTTSGYLDRLYVAKDYQCQGVATALVTALEAGVAVKRYTTAASITARPFFECQGYQVSCSQQVERQGILLTNYLMQKTI
- a CDS encoding PTS glucose transporter subunit IIA, with protein sequence MMMKLFQRKHTVNLAAPVNGMYVDLRKATETAVTAGFAIEPMEGEIHAPIAGQVTKVTAQTITIAADFGCEYLLQLGDLTANLEDQVVNWQVSVGDAISADVIVASVDIDAIHAANQSALITCGLIERSATDFEVSKTGLISQGDQLATLKIKA
- a CDS encoding type II toxin-antitoxin system RelB/DinJ family antitoxin, with protein sequence MLKDTTLTIHLNKEIKEQASEVVAGMGIDLSTAVNMFLVELTKTNELPFVPTGKQDFPDIWNDDPKDIAAFNKKIGIRDDGVSYGRENAD
- the yjeM gene encoding glutamate/gamma-aminobutyrate family transporter YjeM yields the protein MAEKDNKITLTALVMMIFTTVFGFANSTVAFYLMGYASILFYLLAAVLFFIPFALMMAEYGAAVKSDDGSGMYQWLQVSVNAKFAFVGTFMWFASYIIWLVSTSAKVWIPFTTTFFGSDQTQKFALWGLNATQVIGILSCLWMVLVTVVSIKGVKGIVRVTSLGGVAVTSLNAILLVVSGVVLALNHGKLAQPFVHILHSPNPDYQAPVGLMSFAVFAIFAYGGLEVLGGMVDKTKNPEKTFPRGIMISAVIITLGYALGILCWGFSTNWQAVLSDPSTNMGNISYVMMKNLGYVLGQSLGLTTATSTTIGLWFARYTGLGMFLAYSGAFFTLTYSPLKTLILGTPKSLWPKKFTKLNQNGMPSYAMIVQCTVVIVIILLASFVTPNASAFYNILTLMANVSMTLPYLFLLYAFPKFKQNKAIHKPFEVYKSQTWTTIISWVVFVVVLGANIFTLLQPILEHGKVQSTIWMLVGPVVFGLLGWIWYEVRTRQTTNR